Proteins encoded within one genomic window of Formosa agariphila KMM 3901:
- a CDS encoding DUF4861 domain-containing protein, which translates to MKNGLLLSCVVAASLFVSCGSKEKESTLITVKNNLELPRSFETIEISRADVTLKEGERFEDFSVQDVATKSMLTSQFVDEDQDGTADVLLFQPELAPNSEKQFELVIIDVTIKHDSVVHCYSRFVPERTDDYTWENDKVAFRTYGPVAQKMIEDSIPGGTLSSGIDAWLKKVDYPIIDKWYAKNAKNPGAYHIDHGEGLDNFHVGSSRGVGGSAVKVDTSYYISKNFTDYKTITNGPIRTSFVLDYADWDANGNTISEEKHISLDYGNNFSRFEIHVEGTDVLSIGLTLHDNLGTITENVDEGWISYWESEYFDSELGTAVVAAKSDMISSDYYVTNMKDRSNLYTQLKVNDNKVVYYAGFAWKESKQYPTKASWEKHIQEFAEKINSPLEVSFNK; encoded by the coding sequence ATGAAAAATGGTTTATTACTTTCTTGTGTTGTTGCAGCTTCATTATTTGTGAGTTGTGGTTCTAAAGAAAAAGAAAGTACGTTAATTACAGTAAAAAATAATTTAGAATTACCTCGTAGTTTTGAAACAATTGAAATCTCTAGAGCAGATGTAACATTAAAAGAAGGTGAACGTTTTGAAGATTTTAGTGTTCAGGATGTCGCAACAAAATCGATGTTAACATCTCAGTTTGTAGATGAAGATCAAGATGGTACTGCAGATGTGTTATTATTTCAACCAGAATTAGCCCCAAATTCAGAAAAACAATTCGAATTGGTTATAATAGACGTTACAATCAAGCACGATTCTGTGGTTCACTGTTACTCTAGGTTTGTGCCAGAACGTACAGACGATTATACATGGGAAAACGATAAAGTAGCGTTTAGAACTTATGGACCAGTAGCTCAAAAAATGATTGAAGATTCTATTCCTGGCGGAACATTATCTAGTGGAATTGATGCTTGGTTAAAAAAAGTAGACTATCCTATTATTGATAAATGGTATGCTAAGAATGCTAAAAACCCAGGTGCATATCATATTGATCATGGAGAAGGCTTAGATAATTTTCACGTAGGGTCTAGTCGTGGTGTAGGAGGGTCTGCTGTAAAAGTAGATACGTCTTACTATATTTCTAAAAACTTTACAGATTACAAAACCATTACCAATGGCCCTATAAGAACGAGTTTTGTTTTAGATTATGCAGATTGGGATGCAAATGGAAACACGATTTCTGAAGAAAAGCACATTTCTTTAGATTATGGAAATAATTTTTCAAGATTTGAAATTCATGTTGAAGGTACAGATGTATTATCTATAGGCTTAACGTTACACGACAATTTAGGAACTATTACTGAAAACGTAGATGAAGGTTGGATTTCGTATTGGGAATCTGAATACTTTGATTCGGAATTAGGGACAGCCGTTGTTGCAGCTAAGTCAGATATGATTTCTTCAGATTATTATGTTACTAACATGAAAGATCGTAGTAATCTGTACACACAGCTTAAAGTGAATGATAATAAAGTGGTATATTACGCCGGATTTGCATGGAAAGAATCTAAGCAATATCCAACGAAAGCCTCTTGGGAAAAGCATATTCAGGAATTTGCGGAGAAAATTAACTCTCCTTTAGAAGTTTCTTTTAATAAATAA